The following are encoded in a window of Etheostoma cragini isolate CJK2018 chromosome 7, CSU_Ecrag_1.0, whole genome shotgun sequence genomic DNA:
- the pink1 gene encoding serine/threonine-protein kinase PINK1, mitochondrial: MSVKHAISRGLELGRSVFQLGLLKSGGRVAAKLRADRFRVGPSVRTVQPQAFLPSRYRYYRTSLKGLAAQLQSAGFRRTFSGGSPRNRAVFLAFGLGVGLIEQQLEDDRNSVATCEEIQAVFRKKRFQSPLKPFTSGYKLEDYIIGNQIGKGSNAAVYEAAARFAPPKESTSKCSMVQPREDEEEGETARSLTCCSLRTFPMAIKMMWNFGAGSSSEAILKSMSQELVPAGPLVLKQEKEEITLDGQFGVLPKRVSAHPNVIRVYRAFTADVPLLAGAQEEYPDVLPARLNPAGLGNNRTLFLVMKNYPGTLRQYLEMSTPGRRRGSLMVLQLLEGVDHLCRQGVAHRDLKSDNVLLEFDSDGCPRLVITDFGCCLAQSDSKLQLPFNSMWVTRGGNASLMAPEVATAVPGCGVVIEYSKADAWAVGAISYEIFGQPNPFYRAVGLESRSYQEKQLPPLPSGCPADVQLVIQLLLRRNPCKRPSARVAANMLHLSLWGRKVLANQDGIGLRKLADWLLCQSAVVLLTGCSGLRGNMVEAELQRSFLSNLDLEDLRTAVGFLLFGREQRQACVLSA; encoded by the exons ATGTCTGTGAAACACGCTATTAGCCGGGGGCTCGAGCTGGGCCGCTCGGTTTTTCAGCTGGGTCTCCTGAAATCGGGTGGCCGAGTCGCAGCAAAGCTCCGAGCTGACCGTTTCCGTGTAGGCCCGTCGGTCCGCACCGTTCAGCCTCAGGCTTTCCTGCCGTCTCGGTACCGCTATTACCGCACCTCTCTGAAGGGCCTGGCAGCCCAGCTCCAGTCCGCCGGCTTCAGGAGAACGTTTAGCGGCGGGTCCCCGCGAAACAGGGCCGTGTTTTTGGCTTTTGGCCTCGGCGTGGGGCTTATCGAACAACAGCTTGAAGATGACAGAAATAGTGTGGCGACATGTGAGGAGATCCAG GCAGTGTTTAGGAAGAAAAGATTCCAGAGCCCACTCAAGCCATTCACCTCTGGATATAAACTGGAGGATTACATTATCGGGAATCAGATTGGGAAAGGCTCCAACGCTGCTGTGTACGAGGCTGCAGCTCGGTTTGCCCCACCGAAGGAGAGTACCAGCAAGTGCTCCATGGTGCAGCCGAGAGAAGACGAAGAGGAAGGGGAGACGGCTCGGTCTCTGACATGCTGCTCGCTAAGAACCTTCCCTATGGCTATCAAGATGATGTGGAACTTTGGG GCCGGGTCGTCAAGTGAGGCAATATTAAAATCCATGTCGCAAGAGCTGGTTCCTGCAGGCCCCCTGGTCTTAAAGCAGGAAAAGGAAGAAATCACTCTGGACGG acagtttggagTCCTGCCCAAACGAGTATCAGCACACCCTAATGTGATCAGAGTGTACCGGGCTTTCACAGCGGACGTCCCATTGCTAGCAGGTGCCCAAGAAGAGTATCCAGATGTGCTGCCAGCCAGGCTTAACCCTGCTGGTCTGGGCAACAATCGCACTCTTTTCCTCGTCATGAAGAA CTACCCCGGCACGCTGAGACAGTACTTGGAAATGTCAACACCCGGCCGCAGGCGGGGCTCTCTGATGGTGCTGCAGCTCCTGGAGGGGGTTGACCACCTGTGTAGACAGGGTGTTGCCCACAGGGATCTCAAATCGGACAACGTGCTGCTGGAGTTTGACTCAG ATGGTTGTCCTCGTTTAGTGATTACTGACTTTGGCTGCTGCTTGGCTCAGAGTGACTCTAAGCTACAGCTGCCCTTCAACAGCATGTGGGTCACCAGAGGAGGGAATGCCTCCCTTATGGCCCCTGAG GTGGCCACTGCAGTTCCGGGGTGTGGTGTGGTGATTGAATACAGTAAGGCGGATGCCTGGGCGGTGGGTGCCATCTCCTATGAGATATTCGGCCAGCCTAACCCATTCTATCGGGCAGTGGGACTGGAGAGCAGGAGTTACCAGGAGAAGCAGCTTCCTCCTCTGCCCTCTGGATGTCCAGCTGATGTGCAGTTAGTGATCCAGTTGCTCCTCAGGAGGAACCCATGCAAG CGCCCCAGTGCCCGTGTGGCAGCTAACATGCTACATCTTAGCCTCTGGGGGCGGAAGGTCCTGGCCAACCAGGACGGCATCGGCTTGAGAAagctggctgactggctgcTGTGCCAGTCGGCTGTGGTTCTCCTGACGGGCTGCAGTGGACTCCGGGGGAACATGGTGGAGGCGGAGCTTCAGAGGAGCTTCCTGTCTAACCTGGACCTGGAGGACCTGCGCACCGCTGTGGGCTTCCTACTGTTCGGGCGAGAGCAGCGTCAGGCCTGCGTTCTGTCTGCATAG
- the LOC117947125 gene encoding trypsin, whose product MIRQTMAPLPGASIVLLFLAFSLSGVSPKRIIGGQEVLPYSIKYQASLQFSDTKQHYCGGTLVHPEWVVSAAHCWRPSSRMLVVLSEHSLTTEEGFEQVFNVSKIFVHNFNYNSFDNDIMMIKLSRPAQLNANVQPAVLPDENTPSLHNDVCTVSGWGVTQIYSYYLSPVLRSVDVRIVPFCFYYYWGRITSNMLCAGTQLGGKDSCQGDSGGPLICNGLFEGIVSWGISCANPYFPGVYTKVRNYIPWIKWITEQQ is encoded by the exons ATGATAAGGCAAACTATGGCTCCGCTGCCAGGTGCTTCTattgtgctgttgtttttggctttttctttaTCAG GAGTGTCTCCAAAGAGGATCATAGGGGGTCAGGAGGTCCTGCCGTACTCCATCAAATACCAGGCATCCCTGCAGTTCAGTGATACCAAGCAACACTACTGTGGAGGAACCCTAGTGCACCCTGAGTGGGTGGTGTCTGCTGCCCACTGCTGGAGACC GAGCAGTCGAATGCTGGTGGTGTTAAGTGAGCACAGCCTGACCACGGAAGAAGGATTTGAACAGGTCTTTAATGTCTCAAAGATATTTGTCCACAACTTTAACTACAACTCATTCGACAACGACATCATGATGATCAAG ctgagCAGGCCAGCCCAGCTGAATGCCAACGTCCAGCCAGCTGTTCTGCCTGATGAAAACACTCCTTCACTTCATAATGACGTGTGCACAGTGAGCGGCTGGGGTGTGACACAGATTTACAGTTACTACCTGTCTCCTGTGCTACGTTCTGTGGACGTGAGAATAGTGCCCTTCTGCTTTTATTACTACTGGGGGAGGATCACTTCAAATATGCTGTGTGCTGGAACACAACTAGGTGGCAAGGATTCCTGCCAG GGTGACTCCGGTGGTCCCCTTATCTGCAACGGCCTCTTCGAGGGCATTGTCTCCTGGGGTATCAGCTGTGCAAACCCTTACTTCCCTGGAGTCTACACCAAAGTGAGGAACTACATCCCTTGGATCAAATGGATTACGGAACAACAATAA
- the LOC117947124 gene encoding trypsin-3 translates to MDLPFLFLCILFEVLAVKCQEPAEARIVGGYAPVPHSIKYIVSIQTTQRQHLCGGSLINKYWVITAAHCNIGVEKMMIIAGDYSLTIYEGTEQEILPELLVPHLEYNYATNNNDIMLIKLRAPVYLNTYVSIALLPRPGASMAEGRLCRVSGWGQTSPSGGQIPSTLRTVTLPIVSTEKCNSSESFNGNITETMLCAGFSSGGKDACRGDSGGPLVCEGRVYGLVSWGRGCADAQFPGVYTAVSKFRRWIDNTIFSYYRKCKE, encoded by the exons ATGGACCTGccatttctatttctttgtATACTGTTTGAAGTCCTGGCTGTAAAAT GTCAAGAGCCGGCAGAGGCACGTATAGTCGGAGGATATGCACCAGTTCCTCATTCAATCAAATACATCGTGTCCATACAGACAACCCAGCGTCAGCACTTATGCGGGGGCTCCTTGATTAATAAGTACTGGGTAATCACAGCAGCACACTGTAACATTGG ggtagagAAAATGATGATCATAGCAGGAGACTACTCTCTGACCATCTATGAGGGAACAGAGCAAGAAATCCTGCCAGAACTTTTGGTTCCCCATCTGGAGTACAACTACGCCACTAACAACAATGACATTATGCTTATAAAG CTAAGGGCCCCGGTGTATCTGAACACCTACGTCTCCATTGCTCTGCTGCCCCGACCTGGCGCCTCCATGGCGGAGGGCAGATTGTGTCGAGTGTCAGGCTGGGGACAAACCAGCCCCAGTGGAGGCCAGATCCCTTCCACCCTCCGCACCGTCACGCTGCCCATCGTCTCCACAGAaaaatgcaacagcagtgaGTCCTTTAACGGCAACATCACAGAAACTATGCTCTGCGCTGGGTTCAGTTCTGGTGGAAAGGATGCCTGTCGG GGGGACTCTGGGGGCCCATTAGTATGTGAGGGCCGGGTCTATGGTTTGGTGTCCTGGGGGAGAGGATGTGCTGATGCACAGTTTCCTGGAGTCTACACCGCTGTGTCCAAGTTCCGCAGGTGGATAGACAACACCATATTTAGCTACTACAGAAAGTGTAAGGAATAA